The following coding sequences lie in one Populus nigra chromosome 15, ddPopNigr1.1, whole genome shotgun sequence genomic window:
- the LOC133674232 gene encoding pentatricopeptide repeat-containing protein At2g34400-like translates to MDGDEYVNHSLITVYARCGETGFARKMFDEMGEGDLVSWNSMISGYSTMGFAKEAIALFMEMSSQMTFVSVLGACGDLDLGRWVEGLVLEKKMEVNSYVGSALIDMYGKCGDLISAGRVFDSMPNKDVITWNAIITSCGLQPP, encoded by the exons ATGGATGGTGATGAGTATGTGAACCATTCTTTGATTACAGTGTACGCAAGGTGTGGTGAAACGGGTTTTGCACGGAAgatgtttgatgaaatgggTGAGGGAGACTTGGTGTCGTGGAATTCGATGATTTCGGGGTATTCTACGATGGGTTTTGCTAAAGAGGCAATTGCGTTGTTTATGGAAATGTCTTCCCAGATGACGTTTGTGAGTGTTCTTGGGGCGTGTGGGGATTTGGATTTGGGCAGATGGGTGGAGGGGCTTGTTTTGGAGAAGAAGATGGAGGTAAATTCGTATGTGGGGTCTGCTTTGATTGACATGTATGGTAAGTGTGGGGATTTGATATCTGCGGGGAGGGTCTTTGATTCAATGCCAAACAAGGATGTTATCACCTGGAATGCCATTATCACAAG ttGTGGTCTTCAACCTCCTTGA
- the LOC133674021 gene encoding receptor-like protein 45, giving the protein MTVSLQGWVPLGCLEEERIALLHLKDSLGDPNGTSLPSWIEADAACCSWERINCNSSTGRVTMLDLWSVRNWEIGTYEFQKLSNLEFLDLAYNSFDNGLLNPKNLEYLDLSSNTLNNIFQVIGTMTSLKTLRLQNCNLNGQLPTAQGLCDLNHLKELYMYDNDLSGFLPSCLANLTSLQQLDLSSNHLKIPMSLSPLYNLSKLKSFDGSSNDIFVEEDDHNLSSKFQLESLFLSNGGQNTRAFLKFLYHQFNLQYVDLTNIQIKGEFPNWLIENNTYLKRLSLKNCSLSGPFLLPKSSHVNLSFLSISMNHFQGQIPSEIEARLLGLEVLFMSDNGFNGSIPFSLGNISSLQGLDLSNNILQGQIPEGIGNMSSLEFLDLSGNNFSGCLPSGFDTSSNLRYVYLSRNKLQGPIAMTFYNSSEIFALDLPHNNLTGTIPKWIDRLSNLRFLLLSSNNLEGEIPIRLCRLDQLIVIDLYHNYLSGNILSWMISTHPFPIQYNSQDSMLTSQQSFEFTTKNVSLPYKDLVFCCVF; this is encoded by the exons ATGACGGTTTCGCTGCAAGGATGGGTGCCTCTTGGTTGCTTGGAGGAAGAGAGGATCGCTCTGTTGCACCTCAAAGATTCTCTTGGCGATCCCAATGGCACCTCCCTTCCCTCCTGGATAGAAGCTGACGCCGCCTGTTGTTCTTGGGAACGTATTAACTGCAACAGCAGCACAGGTCGAGTCACCATGCTCGATCTTTGGAGCGTAAGGAACTGGGAGATTG gTACTTATGAGTTCCAGAAGTTGAGCAATTTGGAGTTCCTTGACTTGGCATATAATAGCTTCGATAACG GCTTACTTAATCCCAAGAACTTGGAATACTTGGATTTGAGTTCCAATACTCTCAACAACATCTTCCAAGTCATCGGAACGATGACCTCTCTTAAAACTTTAAGGTTGCAGAATTGCAATCTAAATGGCCAATTACCTACAGCCCAAG GCCTATGTGACTTAAATCATCTCAAAGAGCTGTATATGTATGACAATGATCTCAGTGGTTTCTTGCCTTCGTGTCTAGCAAATTTGACTTCCCTTCAACAATTAGATCTCTCTTCTAATCACTTGAAGATCCCTATGTCATTGAGCCCATTATACAACCTTTCAAAACTCAAGTCTTTTGATGGTTCAAGTAATGACATATTCGTAGAAGAAGATGATCATAATCTGAGCTCAAAGTTCCAGTTAGAGTCCCTCTTTTTGAGTAATGGTGGACAAAATACGAGAGCATTTCTCAAGTTCCTTTACCATCAGTTCAACCTGCAATATGTGGATCTTACAAACATCCAAATAAAGGGAGAGTTTCCAAATTGGTTGATTGAGAACAACACATACCTCAAAcgtctttctttaaaaaactgtTCTCTTTCAGGTCCATTCTTGTTGCCAAAGAGTTCCCATGTGAATTTGTCATTCCTAAGTATATCCATGAATCACTTCCAAGGCCAAATCCCTTCAGAAATCGAAGCTCGTTTGCTAGGGTtagaagttttatttatgtCTGACAATGGTTTCAATGGAAGCATTCCTTTCTCGTTGGGTAACATTAGCTCGCTGCAAGGGTTAGACCTATCCAACAACATTTTGCAAGGGCAGATCCCTGAAGGGATAGGGAATATGTCTTCTCTTGAATTCTTGGACTTATCAGGGAACAATTTCTCTGGTTGTTTACCATCTGGATTCGACACTTCTTCAAATTTGAGATATGTTTATTTGTCTAGAAATAAGTTGCAAGGGCCGATCGCAATGACATTTTATAACTCCTCTGAGATATTCGCATTAGATCTTCCCCATAATAATTTAACTGGTACAATTCCAAAATGGATTGATAGGCTATCTAACTTGAGATTTCTACTCTTGAGTTCTAACAATCTTGAAGGTGAAATCCCAATTCGATTATGTAGGTTGGACCAATTAATCGTGATTGATCTATATCACAATTATCTTTCTGGTAACATCCTCTCTTGGATGATATCTACTCATCCTTTCCCTATTCAATACAATTCTCAAGATTCTATGCTCACATCACAACAATCTTTCGAGTTTACAACAAAGAATGTATCCCTTCCTTATAAAGACTTGGTGTTTTGTTGTGTATTCTAG